Proteins encoded in a region of the Selenomonadales bacterium genome:
- the murJ gene encoding murein biosynthesis integral membrane protein MurJ, producing the protein MTNKHAIFRAAFWLSVLSVLSKLFGFVREQAIAWRFGIGAEVDAYVAAMVIPQILAGVIGGLLATTFLPVYSEERTRGRGPALAGTTFVASALVGLIGSLITISFAPEIVRIVVGNFPAEQQQLTVSLLRVLSFGTLLMSLSQFLTILFNGHQSFLLPGISPVLQNIIIIAGLLALATPAILPLAWYTMVSLSVPVFLLIAAAIYKGYPLFARINFLDPAFTKVLVLAAPILLSAVFGQAHTIVDRRLASGLDAGSLAALSFGNRLVQLPLGIFVTALATAVYPALTDFAARGDKINFGKTASASLRGLLLLMLPATVGLIVLRYPIVRLAFERGHFDADATVKTAFAMAFYAVGLLGLSVGQVLVRAFYALQDTVTPVKVGIATTIVSITLAVTLVVPLAHGGLALATSLGALFSSGLSLYLLSKKLGRGKLRLGPLVPKVVLASAVMGVATDLALRVLTPLGDILALGGSVGVGLAVYGLLLLVLKVEEVDQAIAMVFRRLKLRRA; encoded by the coding sequence ATGACAAACAAGCATGCCATTTTCCGCGCCGCCTTTTGGTTAAGTGTGCTCTCGGTACTCAGCAAGCTGTTTGGGTTTGTCCGCGAGCAGGCTATCGCTTGGCGGTTTGGCATCGGAGCCGAGGTCGACGCGTACGTCGCCGCTATGGTCATCCCGCAGATTTTGGCGGGAGTTATCGGCGGCCTGTTGGCCACCACCTTTCTCCCCGTCTATAGCGAGGAGCGTACGCGCGGCCGCGGCCCCGCGTTAGCCGGCACAACTTTTGTCGCCAGTGCGCTTGTCGGGCTTATCGGTAGTCTCATAACCATCTCCTTTGCCCCGGAGATAGTCCGCATTGTAGTCGGCAACTTTCCGGCGGAGCAGCAGCAGCTCACAGTCTCGCTGCTAAGAGTGCTTTCCTTCGGCACGCTGCTGATGAGCCTCTCGCAGTTTCTCACCATTCTGTTTAACGGGCATCAGTCGTTCCTGTTGCCCGGCATAAGCCCGGTGCTGCAAAATATCATCATTATTGCGGGACTGCTTGCACTTGCTACCCCCGCCATCCTTCCCTTAGCGTGGTATACCATGGTTAGCCTATCCGTTCCCGTGTTTCTCCTGATTGCCGCCGCCATTTACAAGGGATATCCTCTTTTCGCCCGTATCAACTTTTTAGACCCGGCCTTTACCAAGGTCCTCGTCCTCGCCGCCCCGATTCTGCTCAGCGCCGTCTTTGGACAGGCCCACACCATCGTCGACAGGCGCCTCGCCTCGGGCCTTGACGCGGGCAGCCTCGCCGCGCTTAGCTTTGGCAACCGCCTTGTGCAGCTACCGCTAGGCATTTTTGTTACCGCTCTCGCCACGGCCGTCTATCCCGCCCTTACAGACTTTGCCGCCCGAGGCGACAAAATAAATTTTGGCAAAACTGCTTCCGCCAGTCTGCGCGGGCTACTTCTGTTAATGTTACCGGCTACCGTCGGCCTGATTGTCTTGCGCTACCCCATCGTGCGCCTCGCCTTTGAGCGTGGCCACTTCGATGCCGACGCCACTGTCAAGACTGCATTCGCCATGGCGTTCTATGCCGTCGGCTTGCTTGGCCTCTCCGTCGGACAGGTTCTCGTGCGCGCCTTCTATGCATTGCAGGACACCGTCACCCCAGTCAAAGTGGGCATAGCCACAACTATCGTCAGTATTACCTTAGCTGTCACCTTAGTGGTGCCGCTCGCCCACGGAGGCCTAGCGCTTGCCACCTCGCTTGGCGCGCTCTTTAGCTCGGGACTTTCGCTCTACCTGCTCAGCAAAAAACTCGGGCGCGGGAAGCTCCGGTTGGGCCCGCTCGTGCCTAAAGTCGTGCTGGCCTCGGCCGTTATGGGTGTCGCCACCGACCTCGCATTGCGCGTGCTCACCCCCTTAGGCGACATCTTGGCCCTCGGAGGGTCCGTCGGCGTCGGCCTCGCAGTCTATGGACTACTGCTACTCGTTCTTAAAGTAGAAGAGGTAGACCAAGCTATTGCCATGGTGTTCCGCCGCCTTAAGCTCCGCCGCGCCTAA
- a CDS encoding ribbon-helix-helix protein, CopG family — protein sequence MVRTQIQLSEEQAAFLKARAAIEGSSMAELIRQYIDKAQKSALTVEASSRRHRAAAIAGQFRSGIGDVAENHDKYLAHEYAK from the coding sequence ATGGTGCGCACGCAAATCCAGTTAAGTGAAGAGCAGGCGGCCTTTTTGAAAGCGAGGGCAGCCATCGAAGGTTCTTCCATGGCCGAGCTAATTAGGCAGTACATCGACAAGGCACAGAAGTCCGCGCTTACTGTGGAAGCATCGAGCCGCCGACACCGGGCCGCAGCCATTGCGGGGCAGTTTCGCTCTGGCATAGGGGACGTGGCTGAGAACCACGACAAATACCTAGCGCACGAGTACGCCAAGTGA
- a CDS encoding class I SAM-dependent methyltransferase: MPHYYTPNPASEHDIKLIQATLRGLSLRFFTDSGVFSKDGVDYGTQALIAALRIPAGAAVLDMGCGYGPLGITAALLNPTGSVTFADINARALDLAAKNCAANGVTNARFVLSDGFGALEHDKFDCILLNPPIRAGKDVVFRLYRGAARHIKPGGSLWVVIQKKQGAPSTAKELALLFSAVHIRDRDKGYYVFEAEAKGTEPIASQPPNC, translated from the coding sequence ATGCCTCATTATTACACCCCAAACCCTGCGTCCGAGCACGACATCAAGCTAATCCAGGCAACCCTGCGGGGCCTAAGCCTTCGCTTTTTTACCGACTCAGGCGTGTTCTCAAAGGACGGCGTCGACTACGGTACGCAAGCCCTTATCGCCGCCCTGCGCATCCCGGCAGGCGCCGCCGTGCTTGACATGGGCTGCGGCTACGGCCCACTTGGTATTACCGCCGCGCTGCTTAACCCGACCGGCAGCGTGACCTTCGCCGACATTAACGCGCGTGCGCTCGACCTTGCCGCCAAAAACTGTGCTGCCAACGGCGTGACCAACGCACGCTTCGTCCTTTCCGACGGTTTCGGCGCACTTGAGCACGACAAGTTCGACTGCATACTCCTAAACCCACCCATCCGCGCCGGCAAAGACGTAGTTTTTCGCCTGTATCGCGGCGCCGCCCGGCACATCAAGCCCGGCGGCAGTCTATGGGTCGTAATCCAAAAGAAACAGGGCGCTCCCTCCACCGCGAAGGAGCTCGCCCTGCTTTTTTCTGCCGTGCATATCCGCGACCGCGACAAAGGCTACTACGTCTTCGAAGCCGAAGCAAAAGGGACGGAGCCTATTGCTTCACAACCGCCGAACTGCTAA
- a CDS encoding transposase: MPRQAREVSPTGYYHIMMRGINRDSIYQSAGDKSYFIKTLKKLEGLSIAAYCVMDNHVHIVLQAELAALMAAIRKLNLTYAMWYNSIHERVGHVYQNRYRSEIVTSDRHLLQVVRYVHNNPVKAGLAKEAKQYTWSSYREYLEGADIISQEQKQFVLGLISSGTAGFVAFHGEPDAHEHLDTEEDIAELRRNHAQSVIEKFCRTHGIVDRAALKRHPELMEELIIELLQRTHLSHRKIAAFLEVSANIVHRASLAEQEQA, encoded by the coding sequence ATGCCCAGACAGGCGCGCGAGGTCAGCCCGACCGGGTACTACCACATCATGATGCGGGGCATCAATCGCGACTCTATCTACCAGTCAGCCGGAGATAAGTCCTATTTCATCAAAACACTAAAGAAGCTCGAAGGCCTCAGCATCGCCGCCTACTGCGTGATGGACAATCACGTCCACATTGTGCTGCAGGCAGAGCTAGCAGCGCTTATGGCGGCAATCAGGAAGCTAAACTTGACATACGCCATGTGGTACAACTCTATCCACGAGCGAGTGGGGCATGTATATCAGAACCGCTACCGCAGCGAGATTGTCACTAGCGACCGCCACTTGCTGCAAGTAGTGCGGTACGTGCACAATAACCCTGTGAAAGCGGGGCTAGCTAAAGAGGCCAAGCAATATACGTGGAGTAGCTATCGCGAGTACTTAGAAGGTGCCGACATCATTTCGCAGGAGCAAAAGCAGTTCGTGTTAGGACTCATCTCCAGTGGAACAGCCGGGTTCGTCGCCTTTCACGGCGAGCCCGACGCGCACGAGCATCTGGACACCGAAGAAGATATTGCCGAGCTGCGCCGGAATCACGCGCAGTCTGTTATTGAAAAATTCTGCCGGACGCACGGCATTGTCGACCGCGCCGCGCTGAAACGGCACCCCGAACTCATGGAAGAGTTAATTATCGAGCTCCTGCAGCGCACCCATCTCAGCCACAGAAAGATTGCGGCCTTTCTAGAGGTTAGCGCCAATATCGTGCATCGCGCCAGCTTAGCAGAGCAGGAGCAAGCATAG
- a CDS encoding DUF362 domain-containing protein, translating to MPPKVYFIPLPDNASPAAQAAALAKLFAASNAALALAKNDFTLIKFSVGEKNNDTHLAPALVKAAVDLVAAAKATPFLGETATLYKGERMNAVKHLLHAERHGFSIAATGAPFIMLDGLLGNSELDVEINGELFASVKIAREAVVADSLITLNHPTGHMATGLGACIKNLGMGLASRMGKMRQHSSMKPAVIAEKCVACRKCLEWCPVDCISMPGKIAQIDATRCIGCGECLTVCRFEAIKYDWGADPAYLQKAMAEYAYGSVKAKAGKAFHFNIMVNMTKDCDCISRKQDKLIPDLGILASADPVAVDAATLDLTARAHAANLAVLSHPRHDPYIQLRHAAKVGMGSLEYELVRC from the coding sequence ATGCCGCCTAAAGTGTATTTTATCCCCCTACCAGACAACGCTTCGCCTGCCGCGCAGGCCGCAGCCCTCGCCAAGCTCTTTGCCGCCAGCAATGCCGCTTTGGCGCTCGCCAAGAACGACTTTACACTGATTAAGTTTAGTGTGGGCGAAAAAAACAACGACACCCACCTCGCCCCCGCGCTCGTTAAAGCCGCAGTCGACTTAGTGGCTGCCGCCAAAGCTACGCCTTTCCTAGGCGAGACCGCTACCCTCTACAAGGGCGAGCGCATGAACGCCGTTAAGCACTTGCTGCATGCCGAGCGGCACGGTTTTAGCATCGCCGCCACCGGCGCACCCTTTATAATGCTCGACGGTCTGCTCGGCAACAGCGAACTAGACGTCGAGATAAACGGCGAACTTTTCGCCAGCGTAAAAATCGCGCGCGAGGCTGTCGTGGCCGACTCGCTTATCACCCTTAACCACCCCACGGGGCATATGGCCACCGGGCTCGGCGCCTGCATTAAGAACCTTGGCATGGGCTTAGCCTCGCGCATGGGCAAGATGCGCCAGCACAGCTCCATGAAGCCTGCCGTCATCGCCGAAAAGTGCGTCGCCTGCCGCAAGTGCCTGGAGTGGTGTCCTGTCGACTGCATCAGCATGCCGGGAAAAATCGCGCAAATCGATGCCACGCGTTGTATCGGCTGCGGCGAATGCCTGACCGTCTGCCGCTTCGAAGCCATAAAGTACGACTGGGGCGCCGACCCCGCCTATCTGCAAAAAGCCATGGCCGAGTATGCATATGGCTCGGTCAAGGCCAAGGCGGGCAAGGCTTTTCACTTTAACATTATGGTCAACATGACCAAGGACTGTGACTGCATCAGCCGCAAGCAAGACAAGCTCATTCCCGACCTTGGCATTCTCGCCTCCGCCGACCCAGTCGCCGTCGACGCCGCCACCCTAGACCTAACCGCTAGAGCCCACGCCGCCAACCTCGCCGTACTGAGCCACCCCCGGCACGACCCCTACATCCAGCTCCGCCACGCCGCCAAAGTAGGGATGGGGAGCCTAGAGTACGAACTGGTGCGGTGCTGA
- a CDS encoding ATP-binding protein codes for MQQTVDRLEELGYLEAEYRRPGSSLVVLYGRRRLGKTHILRHFLQGKPGLYYLATEEAEAENVRGFQAQVASFIGSALLAKGSGFGWGDLFDAIREHDPATKKVIVVDEFQYLGKTNRAFPSVLQKIWDERLKEANIMLILCGSLITMMHSQTLAYDSPLYGRRTGQIRLRQIPFRHYHEFFPTVPAAELLLRYAVTGGVPKYIEAFRSGGDIYQGIRENILTPTSFLYEEPIFLLEREVSETSRYLSIVKGIAHGNHKMGKLAATLGVAQNKLTEYLATLISLDLVERQVPVTESNPEKSKRGLYFLRDNFIAFWFRFVFPYRSQIEMQDLNIVLEKLHEGFVSQHVSYVFERICLEWLAEKNGGDAFYKMQRIGRWWNDREEIDVVALNDDTREIVFGECKYSVNPVDADAFYALRQKTAAVKWNLGNRQEHYALFSRSGFTPELHSLAAHQPNLSLFEARSKRDGAFCFTEFGAGLL; via the coding sequence ATGCAGCAGACTGTGGATAGACTTGAGGAGCTTGGCTACCTAGAGGCTGAGTATAGGCGGCCGGGGTCTTCACTCGTCGTTCTTTACGGGCGCCGACGCCTTGGCAAGACCCATATCTTGCGTCATTTTCTGCAGGGTAAGCCTGGGCTCTATTACCTGGCTACAGAAGAAGCAGAAGCCGAAAACGTGCGCGGCTTCCAGGCACAGGTGGCAAGCTTCATCGGTAGCGCCCTGCTAGCTAAGGGCAGTGGTTTTGGCTGGGGGGACCTGTTTGACGCGATACGCGAACACGACCCCGCAACAAAAAAGGTCATCGTAGTCGATGAGTTTCAGTACCTGGGGAAGACTAATCGGGCCTTTCCTTCTGTACTGCAGAAGATTTGGGATGAGCGGCTTAAGGAAGCTAATATTATGCTCATCCTGTGCGGGTCGCTTATCACCATGATGCACAGCCAAACGCTCGCCTACGACAGCCCGCTCTACGGCCGCCGCACCGGGCAAATACGCTTGCGGCAAATTCCGTTTCGTCATTACCACGAGTTTTTTCCCACCGTGCCTGCTGCCGAGCTCCTTCTACGTTATGCCGTAACGGGAGGCGTACCGAAGTACATAGAAGCTTTTCGCAGTGGGGGCGACATTTACCAAGGGATTCGGGAGAACATTCTCACGCCGACAAGTTTCCTCTATGAGGAGCCTATCTTCCTTTTGGAGCGAGAAGTATCGGAGACGTCTCGCTATTTGTCGATTGTCAAAGGCATCGCCCACGGCAATCACAAAATGGGCAAATTAGCTGCGACACTCGGGGTCGCCCAGAACAAGCTTACGGAGTATCTGGCCACGCTCATTAGCTTAGACTTAGTTGAGCGCCAGGTGCCCGTGACCGAAAGCAATCCCGAGAAGAGCAAGCGCGGGTTGTACTTCTTGCGTGACAACTTTATAGCATTCTGGTTTCGGTTTGTCTTTCCATATCGTAGCCAAATAGAAATGCAGGACCTAAATATAGTGCTTGAGAAGCTGCACGAAGGGTTTGTCTCGCAACATGTCAGCTATGTTTTTGAGCGTATCTGCCTAGAATGGCTGGCAGAGAAAAACGGCGGGGACGCCTTCTACAAGATGCAAAGAATCGGCCGCTGGTGGAACGACCGCGAGGAAATAGATGTGGTGGCGCTTAATGACGACACGCGAGAAATCGTCTTCGGCGAATGCAAGTACTCCGTGAATCCTGTGGACGCCGACGCGTTCTATGCCTTGCGTCAGAAGACCGCCGCTGTGAAGTGGAACCTCGGCAATCGACAAGAACACTATGCATTGTTTAGCAGGTCGGGCTTTACGCCCGAACTCCATTCCCTTGCCGCCCATCAGCCTAACCTCAGCCTGTTTGAAGCACGAAGCAAAAGGGACGGAGCTTTTTGCTTCACTGAGTTTGGGGCTGGCTTATTATAA
- a CDS encoding PIN domain-containing protein: MSVYIDTSAFLAVLDADDAHHPQAKAAWISLLESDEILLCNNYVLIETHALVQHRLGMAAARAFVENVYPVLTIIWLNGDAHNQALSALLTANRRDLSLVDCASFITMRQLGINRAFTFDKHFVEQGFSQV, encoded by the coding sequence GTGAGCGTGTATATCGATACTTCGGCTTTCCTCGCTGTGCTCGATGCCGACGACGCGCACCACCCCCAGGCAAAAGCGGCGTGGATATCCTTGTTGGAGTCTGACGAGATTCTGCTGTGCAATAATTACGTGCTGATAGAAACCCACGCCTTAGTTCAGCATCGGCTAGGGATGGCGGCAGCAAGGGCTTTTGTCGAGAACGTGTATCCCGTGCTGACAATCATCTGGCTAAATGGCGATGCTCACAACCAAGCACTGAGCGCATTGCTGACGGCTAACCGCAGGGACTTAAGCTTGGTCGACTGCGCCTCGTTCATTACTATGCGCCAGTTAGGCATTAACCGTGCCTTTACTTTTGACAAGCATTTCGTTGAGCAGGGATTTTCGCAGGTGTGA
- a CDS encoding S41 family peptidase: protein MKNWRVVLATLVAVVLVANLAVGTVAQANDAFHIVVEVMRLVQREYWQEISANTLIQGALKGIMESLGDRNSRFMPPVEHAQFIEHVTGAFGGIGVAIEVTPNGLLITRVFRNSPAARAGLQAGDVILLVGDKDTRHLTLQEITGLLRGEVGTPVTISFFRGQAANFHTVTIMRERVVAPSATWREHEGFGYIFIERFGEGLSADIELALSDLAHTRGIILDMRGCPGGLLDQLEAIAPRFARGQVLAQIKSRGGRVEPIPMNGVGLGKPLVVLVDGRTASAAEMLTGAIQDTESGFVIGTRTFGKGTAQRIFTVAREIGGVSITVLGYLTPNGRMIDGEGLEPNLVVHPVPPQFLPPLAPLVPNDLVLRQGDRGENVKKLQAALIAAGLMAGTPTGYFDWQTRLGVIRVQQREGLLADGVTSPEVINALNTLLVRPPVHRDAQLEAAVEWLRRR from the coding sequence ATGAAAAACTGGCGGGTAGTTTTGGCGACTCTCGTGGCCGTAGTGCTAGTAGCCAACTTGGCCGTAGGGACTGTGGCGCAGGCGAACGATGCGTTTCACATCGTGGTCGAAGTAATGCGACTTGTGCAGCGGGAGTATTGGCAGGAGATTAGTGCCAACACGCTAATACAGGGGGCGCTGAAAGGCATTATGGAGTCGCTCGGCGACCGCAACTCGCGCTTTATGCCCCCGGTTGAACACGCGCAGTTTATCGAGCACGTTACAGGGGCGTTTGGCGGTATCGGCGTGGCTATCGAAGTGACGCCCAATGGCCTTTTGATTACGCGCGTGTTTAGGAACAGCCCGGCGGCGCGGGCAGGTCTGCAGGCAGGCGACGTCATTCTCTTGGTTGGGGATAAGGATACGCGGCACCTTACGCTGCAGGAGATTACCGGCCTACTGCGGGGCGAGGTTGGCACACCTGTAACTATCTCGTTTTTTCGCGGGCAGGCGGCGAACTTTCACACCGTGACGATAATGCGCGAGCGGGTTGTGGCACCGTCGGCGACTTGGCGCGAGCACGAGGGCTTTGGCTACATTTTCATCGAGCGCTTTGGCGAGGGGCTGTCGGCTGATATCGAGCTTGCTCTGAGTGACCTTGCCCACACGCGGGGGATAATCTTAGATATGCGGGGCTGCCCGGGCGGGCTGCTCGACCAACTTGAAGCTATAGCGCCGCGCTTTGCCCGCGGGCAAGTCCTCGCCCAGATTAAGAGTCGCGGCGGTCGCGTGGAGCCTATCCCCATGAACGGGGTGGGCCTTGGCAAGCCGCTGGTGGTTTTGGTGGACGGGCGCACGGCGAGTGCCGCCGAAATGCTGACAGGCGCAATCCAGGACACCGAATCGGGTTTTGTAATCGGCACGCGCACTTTTGGCAAGGGTACGGCACAGAGGATATTTACTGTGGCGCGCGAGATTGGCGGTGTAAGCATTACTGTGCTTGGCTACTTAACGCCAAACGGCAGAATGATTGACGGCGAGGGTTTAGAACCAAACTTAGTGGTGCACCCTGTACCGCCGCAGTTTTTGCCGCCGCTTGCGCCGCTCGTGCCGAACGACTTGGTGCTTAGGCAAGGAGACCGCGGCGAAAACGTAAAGAAGTTGCAGGCGGCTTTAATCGCGGCAGGGCTAATGGCGGGCACGCCGACCGGGTACTTCGACTGGCAAACGCGCCTCGGGGTGATAAGGGTGCAGCAGCGGGAAGGGCTGTTGGCGGACGGGGTTACTTCGCCGGAGGTCATTAACGCGCTAAACACCTTGCTGGTGCGCCCGCCCGTGCACCGCGACGCGCAGCTAGAGGCAGCGGTAGAGTGGCTGCGGCGGAGGTAG
- a CDS encoding transposase, which produces MRKAREFAQLNMFDGDMVFEEMIPPAHWARAFRSSFANLLPKDFFDGMYHERLGRPANDPVILTAALALQEYLHLSDRELERRVRYNLEIKFALGLPAFHKGFDHSVFDAHRNRMRKHGKDKEIFALVLKHMVDSGLVKATETMFVDATHIEPAIAIVSPVALTRRAISNVVRALDKSEQVSHQELQDIGLGDYLQHITRQEKAGRFDEGKLSEVKRAEVLQEVYTQATTLLEFVEGAGIGDAAEEIAVLRTVLSQSLKKTEGGVETLKRHESQDRIVSVADPEARYGRKSKLKTFNGYKAHIAVTKQGVITATTVSPGNVADGNELPAISEQLTENELKPEIVATDSAYGWGENQEFAKTNGFELYAKPTNFKPLPEGFTYDPDKETIVCPNGVHGKPGKEVNNKTHYSFLVENCRGCERFSTCRGKNQRKRIEISRFYALNEAAHNRCSTEEYKAVMKDRYVVERAFYGIAVASGMRRLRRWGKRNVEYTLNLISAITNILCHLRRARAEVLPRMV; this is translated from the coding sequence ATGCGTAAAGCTCGGGAGTTTGCGCAATTGAACATGTTCGATGGGGATATGGTTTTCGAAGAGATGATTCCGCCAGCCCATTGGGCGCGTGCTTTTCGGTCTTCCTTTGCTAACCTTCTCCCAAAAGACTTTTTTGATGGCATGTACCACGAGAGGCTGGGCCGCCCCGCGAACGATCCTGTTATCCTCACTGCTGCGCTGGCTTTGCAGGAATATCTACACCTCTCAGATCGCGAACTGGAAAGACGCGTGCGCTACAACCTAGAGATTAAGTTTGCCTTAGGTCTCCCAGCCTTTCATAAGGGCTTTGATCATAGCGTTTTTGATGCCCATCGGAACAGGATGCGCAAACACGGGAAAGACAAGGAGATATTCGCCTTGGTTCTTAAACACATGGTTGATTCGGGCTTGGTCAAGGCTACGGAGACCATGTTCGTAGACGCAACACACATTGAGCCTGCAATCGCCATCGTCAGTCCGGTGGCCCTTACTAGACGCGCTATTTCTAATGTTGTTCGCGCATTAGATAAATCCGAGCAAGTTTCTCATCAAGAGCTGCAAGACATCGGGCTTGGAGATTACTTGCAGCACATCACCAGACAAGAAAAGGCCGGGCGCTTTGATGAGGGCAAGCTTAGCGAGGTGAAGCGCGCGGAAGTGCTGCAGGAAGTATACACACAGGCAACAACCTTGCTCGAATTCGTAGAGGGTGCGGGCATCGGAGACGCTGCAGAAGAAATCGCCGTGTTGCGTACCGTCCTTAGCCAGAGTCTAAAGAAGACCGAGGGTGGCGTTGAAACTCTGAAGCGCCATGAAAGCCAAGATAGGATAGTTTCTGTAGCAGACCCAGAAGCGAGATATGGGCGGAAGAGTAAGCTAAAAACCTTCAATGGCTACAAAGCACACATTGCGGTAACTAAGCAGGGGGTCATCACCGCCACCACCGTAAGTCCCGGCAATGTGGCAGACGGCAATGAGCTGCCAGCAATTTCAGAACAGCTAACAGAGAACGAGCTTAAGCCAGAAATCGTGGCCACAGACAGCGCTTACGGTTGGGGTGAGAACCAGGAGTTTGCCAAGACCAATGGGTTTGAGCTTTATGCAAAACCGACCAATTTCAAGCCCCTGCCAGAGGGATTTACGTATGACCCAGACAAGGAGACCATAGTTTGTCCCAATGGGGTTCACGGTAAGCCGGGCAAAGAAGTGAACAACAAAACGCATTACTCCTTTCTGGTTGAAAACTGCAGAGGTTGTGAGAGATTCTCCACCTGTCGTGGCAAGAACCAACGGAAACGCATCGAGATCAGCAGATTCTACGCATTAAACGAAGCGGCGCACAACAGATGTAGTACAGAAGAGTACAAAGCCGTTATGAAGGATCGTTACGTGGTGGAGCGTGCTTTCTACGGAATCGCTGTTGCCTCCGGAATGCGCAGGTTGCGACGCTGGGGCAAACGAAATGTCGAATACACACTAAACCTTATCTCGGCCATTACGAACATTCTATGCCACCTACGGCGCGCTAGGGCTGAAGTGTTGCCGAGAATGGTCTAG
- a CDS encoding SagB/ThcOx family dehydrogenase, which yields MEKFKSVIGREFIEKTKYQYSVPSDQEKELPQPPLDQEIEAGKPVIELPAPGELEIPAIDLLTAIENRKSTRKFGDGWLTLKELTYLLWTTQGVKRVTSRPATLRTVPSAGSRHPLETYLWVHRVEGLVPGIYRYKAIGHKLVQIDSSEGWGEKLSEACYKQPFVGNAAVSFFWAVDIYRTEWRYNERAYRYVLLDAGHVCQNLHLACEAIGAGMCAVGAYHDDALNALLDLDGKEHFVVYAAAVGR from the coding sequence ATGGAAAAGTTTAAGAGTGTTATCGGCCGGGAGTTTATCGAAAAGACTAAGTATCAGTACAGCGTGCCGTCTGACCAGGAGAAGGAACTGCCGCAGCCGCCGCTCGACCAAGAAATTGAGGCGGGCAAGCCTGTGATTGAACTGCCCGCGCCCGGAGAGCTGGAAATCCCGGCGATAGACCTACTGACCGCCATCGAAAACCGCAAGAGCACGCGCAAATTCGGGGACGGATGGCTGACGCTTAAGGAGCTGACGTATCTTCTTTGGACTACACAGGGCGTAAAGCGCGTCACCAGCCGCCCGGCGACGCTCAGGACGGTGCCTTCGGCCGGGTCGCGTCACCCGCTTGAGACTTATCTCTGGGTGCACAGGGTGGAGGGCCTAGTGCCGGGCATCTACAGATACAAGGCGATTGGGCACAAGTTGGTGCAGATTGACTCGAGCGAGGGCTGGGGAGAGAAGCTCTCGGAGGCGTGTTACAAGCAGCCCTTTGTGGGGAACGCGGCAGTGAGCTTCTTTTGGGCAGTGGATATCTACCGCACGGAGTGGCGTTATAACGAGCGCGCCTACCGCTACGTTTTGCTGGATGCCGGCCATGTATGCCAAAACCTGCACCTAGCGTGTGAGGCTATAGGTGCAGGCATGTGCGCTGTGGGAGCGTATCACGACGACGCGCTAAATGCCCTACTGGACCTCGACGGCAAAGAGCACTTTGTCGTCTACGCCGCCGCCGTGGGCCGCTGA